TTCTCCTTTCTCGTATCAAGAAGCAGTTCCTGCTTTTTTGAAAATGGATGGACGAGCAGTTTTTGATTTTGCAAATCGTGATGTTGCTAGATCGATCAAAGAAACCATTGAAAATGGTCCAATCGCAGCATCGGAATTGGATTATCTCCTGCTTCATCAGGCAAATATCCGCATTTTGGATAAGATGGCAAAGAAAATCGGCGTAGACCGAGACAAACTTCCTGCCAATATGATGGAGTATGGAAATACCAGTGCAGCAAGTATCCCGATTTTGCTCTCAGAGTGTGTGGAGAATGGTATGATTCGTTTAGATGGTAGCCAGACGATTCTCCTATCAGGCTTTGGTGGAGGTTTGACATGGGGCACACTCATTCTTACAATCTAGGTAATCATGTGGTTAACACATAGTTATAAATTTTTTATATTTTAAAGGAGTCCTATCATGGCAGTATTTGAAAAAGTACAAGAAATTATCGTTGAAGAACTTGGGAAAGACGCATCAGAAGTAACACTTGAATCAACTTTTGATGATTTGGATGCAGATTCATTGGACTTGTTCCAAGTAATCTCTGAAATCGAAGATGCTTTCGATATCCAAATCGAAGCAGAAGATAACTTGAAAACAGTTGGTGACTTGGTTGCCTACGTTGAAGAGCAAACAAAATAATTAACATATTACTAGAAGGAGTAGGGGAAACCCACTCCCTCTTGTTTAGGTAATAGTTTGAAACTCAAATGATAAACTCGTCGAACTATTACGTAAGCAAGGAATGATGGAGGCACTATGAAAACACGTATTACAGAATTACTGAACATTGATTATCCTATTTTTCAAGGAGGAATGGCCTGGGTTGCAGACGGCGACTTGGCTGGTGCAGTATCAAAAGCTGGTGGTCTAGGAATCATTGGTGGTGGGAATGCACCTAAAGAGGTCGTAAAGGCTAATATCGATAAAATCAAATCACTTACGGACAAACCTTTTGGTGTCAACATCATGCTCTTGTCACCTTTTGTAGAAGACATCGTTGATCTCGTGATTGAAGAAGGGGTCAAGGTGGTTACAACTGGTGCAGGAAATCCAAGTAAATACATGACTCGTTTCCATGATGCAGGAATTACAGTTATTCCTGTTGTTCCAAGTGTTGCTTTAGCAAAACGCATGGAAAAAATTGGTGCAGATGCAGTTATTGCAGAGGGAATGGAAGCCGGTGGACATATTGGTAAATTAACAACGATGACCTTGGTTCGCCAAGTTGCTGCAGCTGTTTCAATTCCGGTTATCGCAGCTGGAGGAATTGCCGACGGTGAAGGTGTCGCTGCAGGCTTTATGCTTGGTGCAGAGGCTGTTCAAGTTGGTACGCGTTTCGTAGTAGCCAAGGAATCTAACGCCCATCCAAAATACAAGGAAAAAATCTTAAAAGCGCGTGATATCGATACGACTATCTCAGCTCAACATTTTGGACATGCTGTTCGCGCCATTAAAAATCAGTTGACACGTGACTTTGAACAGGCTGAAAAGGATGCCTTTAAACAAGAAAATCCAGATTTAGAAATTTTTGAGCAAATGGGAGCTGGTGCTCTTGCTAAAGCCGTTGTTCATGGAGATGTAGAAGGTGGATCCGTCATGGCAGGTCAGATCGCTGGTTTGGTTTCTAAAGAGGAAACTGTCGAAGAAATCCTAAAAGATCTATACTATGGCGCTGCCAAAAAAATTCAAGAAGAAGCCTCTCGTTGGGCAGGAGTTGTAAGAAATGACTAAAACAGCCTTTCTATTTGCAGGTCAAGGTGCTCAGTATCTAGGAATGGGGCGTGATCTCTATGATTGCTACCCTATCGTCAAGGAAACAATTGACCAAGCCAGTCAGGTTTTGGGTTATGACCTTCGTGACTTGATTGATAAGGAAGAAACCAAGTTAAACCAGACTCGCTATACGCAGCCAGCTATTTTAGCGACTTCGGTTTCTATTTACCGACTATTGAAAGAAAAGGGCTACCAGCCGGATATGGTAGCAGGATTGTCTCTTGGGGAATATTCTGCTCTTGTAGCAAGTGGTGCCTTGGACTTCGAAGAGGCAGTTGCCTTGGTTGCTAAGCGTGGTGCTTATATGGAAGAGGCTGCACCTGCAGGATCTGGAAAGATGGTAGCCGTTCTTAATACTCCAGTTGAAGTGATTGAGGAAGCTTGTGAAAC
Above is a window of Streptococcus oralis subsp. dentisani DNA encoding:
- a CDS encoding acyl carrier protein — its product is MAVFEKVQEIIVEELGKDASEVTLESTFDDLDADSLDLFQVISEIEDAFDIQIEAEDNLKTVGDLVAYVEEQTK
- the fabK gene encoding enoyl-[acyl-carrier-protein] reductase FabK, with protein sequence MKTRITELLNIDYPIFQGGMAWVADGDLAGAVSKAGGLGIIGGGNAPKEVVKANIDKIKSLTDKPFGVNIMLLSPFVEDIVDLVIEEGVKVVTTGAGNPSKYMTRFHDAGITVIPVVPSVALAKRMEKIGADAVIAEGMEAGGHIGKLTTMTLVRQVAAAVSIPVIAAGGIADGEGVAAGFMLGAEAVQVGTRFVVAKESNAHPKYKEKILKARDIDTTISAQHFGHAVRAIKNQLTRDFEQAEKDAFKQENPDLEIFEQMGAGALAKAVVHGDVEGGSVMAGQIAGLVSKEETVEEILKDLYYGAAKKIQEEASRWAGVVRND